The following are encoded in a window of Panicum virgatum strain AP13 chromosome 5N, P.virgatum_v5, whole genome shotgun sequence genomic DNA:
- the LOC120676022 gene encoding uncharacterized protein LOC120676022 isoform X2 translates to MSSTRFICWHAPQLFGQCLGGRGRQGWSQWQGWISGSTAFSLDQNTWLSLGQALDHLVQFWFSITDVRVGICTDPILRDGIKYTVVTRAEEIKKVHEVPCLGANGYKSALKYVYEYIRCENLQEIKTEETFYENLD, encoded by the exons ATGTCATCAACTAGGTTTATTTG CTGGCATGCACCACAACTGTTTGGTCAGTGCTTGGGAGGAAGAGGTCGGCAAGGGTGGAGCCAATGGCAAGGGTGGATATCAG GATCCACTGCTTTCTCACTTGATCAGAACACATGGCTGAGTTTGGGTCAAGCACTAGATCATTTGGTCCAG TTTTGGTTTTCTATTACAGATGTCAGAGTTGGCATATGTACAGACCCTATTTTGCGTGATGGCATCAAATATACGGTTGTCACTCGAGCTGAAGAGATAAAGAAGGTCCATGAAGTACCATGTTTGGGTGCTAATGGCTATAAATCAGCATTGAAATATGTGTACGAGTACATAAGATGTGAGAATCTTCAAGAAATTAAAACTGAAGAAACTTTTTATGAGAacctagattag
- the LOC120676022 gene encoding uncharacterized protein LOC120676022 isoform X1 → MSSTRFICVAHVLDVIIDSSNLDNTLASGMHHNCLVSAWEEEVGKGGANGKGGYQNTWLSLGQALDHLVQFWFSITDVRVGICTDPILRDGIKYTVVTRAEEIKKVHEVPCLGANGYKSALKYVYEYIRCENLQEIKTEETFYENLD, encoded by the exons ATGTCATCAACTAGGTTTATTTG TGTTGCCCACGTGCTGGACGTCATCATTGATTCTTCTAATTTAGACAACACGTTAGCAT CTGGCATGCACCACAACTGTTTGGTCAGTGCTTGGGAGGAAGAGGTCGGCAAGGGTGGAGCCAATGGCAAGGGTGGATATCAG AACACATGGCTGAGTTTGGGTCAAGCACTAGATCATTTGGTCCAG TTTTGGTTTTCTATTACAGATGTCAGAGTTGGCATATGTACAGACCCTATTTTGCGTGATGGCATCAAATATACGGTTGTCACTCGAGCTGAAGAGATAAAGAAGGTCCATGAAGTACCATGTTTGGGTGCTAATGGCTATAAATCAGCATTGAAATATGTGTACGAGTACATAAGATGTGAGAATCTTCAAGAAATTAAAACTGAAGAAACTTTTTATGAGAacctagattag
- the LOC120674501 gene encoding uncharacterized protein LOC120674501, which yields MTTTALVYDVYIEAHCPDRVRRQFGQRQLYPVLSALDRVQRHDHSLSRAGQPFSNMWVTRVQPWVDGWDQAEENVTLPTPAHMEASYRAYLSWYQPKTRCRLIYADMHPQSHVATPQDGYARHRDEALAGAFEMCRLMDIDSKTNLMRIRAGPYK from the exons ATGACAACTACAGCGCTGGTGTACGACGTTTACATTGAGGCCCACTGCCCGGACAGAGTCAGGAGGCAGTTCGGTCAAAGACAGTTGTATCCTGTGCTGTCAGCATTGGATCGGGTCCAACGTCATGACCACAG TTTGTCGAGGGCTGGTCAACCCTTCTCGaacatgtgggtgacaagggtgcagccttgggtcgatggctgggaccAGGCAGAGGAGAACGTGACGCTTCCGACCCCTGCACACATGGAGGCTTCGTACAGGGCGTACCTGAGCTGGTACCAGCCTAAGACTCGTTGCCGCTTgatatatgctgacatgcaTCCACAGTCGCATGTTGCGACCCCACAGGATGGCTATGCACGACatagggatgaggcattagctggggcg tttgaaatgtgcaggttgatggacATAGATTCCAAGAcgaatttgatgaggattcgagcggg tccatacaAGTGA